A genomic stretch from Canis lupus baileyi chromosome 3, mCanLup2.hap1, whole genome shotgun sequence includes:
- the PSKH1 gene encoding serine/threonine-protein kinase H1 isoform X1: protein MGCGTSKVLPEPPKDVQLDLVKKVEPSSGTEKDVHKHFITEVNSDLKAGFPAASQCANPCPSAPITSHTEPPSEPPRRARVAKYRAKFDPRVTAKYDIKALIGRGSFSRVVRVEHRATRQPYAIKMIETKYREGREVCESELRVLRRVRHANIIQLVEVFETQERVYMVMELATGGELFDRIIAKGSFTERDATRVLQMVLDGVRYLHALGITHRDLKPENLLYYHPGTDSKIIITDFGLASARKKGDDCLMKTTCGTPEYIAPEVLVRKPYTNSVDMWALGVIAYILLSGTMPFEDDNRTRLYRQILRGKYSYSGEPWPSVSNLAKDFIDRLLTVDPGARMTALQALRHPWVVSMAASSSMKNLHRSISQNLLKRASSRCQSTKSAQSTRSSRSTRSNKSRRVRERELRELNLRYQQQYNG from the exons ATGGGCTGTGGGACAAGCAAGGTCCTTCCTGAGCCGCCAAAGGATGTCCAGCTGGATCTCGTCAAGAAGGTGGAGCCCTCCAGTGGCACTGAGAAGGATGTGCACAAGCACTTCATCACAGAGGTGAACAGTGATCTTAAAGCTGGGTTCCCAGCAGCCAGTCAGTGTGCAAACCCCTGCCCCAGTGCCCCCATTACCAGCCACACAGAGCCTCCTTCAGAACCACCACGCAGGGCCAGGGTGGCTAAGTACAGGGCTAAGTTTGACCCACGTGTGACAGCCAAGTATGACATCAAAGCTCTGATTGGCCGAGGCAGCTTCAGCCGAGTGGTACGTGTGGAGCACCGGGCAACCCGGCAGCCATATGCCATCAAGATGATTGAGACCAAGTACCGGGAAGGGCGAGAGGTATGTGAGTCAGAGCTGCGTGTGCTGCGCCGGGTGCGTCATGCCAACATCATCCAGCTGGTGGAGGTGTTTGAGACGCAGGAGCGTGTGTACATGGTGATGGAGCTGGCCACCGGTGGAGAGCTCTTTGACCGGATCATCGCCAAGGGTTCTTTCACTGAACGTGATGCCACAAGAGTGCTGCAGATGGTGCTGGATGGTGTCCGATATCTGCATGCACTGGGCATTACACACCGAGACCTCAAGCCTGAAAACCTGCTCTACTACCACCCAGGCACTGACTCCAAGATCATCATCACTGACTTTGGCCTGGCCAGCGCCCGCAAGAAGGGTGACGACTGCCTGATGAAGACCACCTGCGGCACACCCGAGTACATTGCTCCTGAGGTCCTGGTCCGCAAGCCCTACACCAATTCAGTTGACATGTGGGCACTGGGTGTCATTGCCTACATCCTGCTCAGTGGCACCATGCCCTTTGAGGATGACAACCGTACCAGACTGTACCGGCAAATCCTCAGGGGCAAGTACAGTTACTCTGGGGAG CCCTGGCCCAGTGTGTCCAACCTGGCCAAGGACTTCATTGACCGCCTGCTGACGGTGGACCCCGGCGCCCGTATGACTGCACTGCAGGCCCTGAGGCACCCATGGGTGGTGAGCATGGCAGCCTCTTCATCCATGAAGAATCTGCACCGCTCCATCTCCCAGAACCTCCTCAAACGTGCTTCCTCACGCTGTCAGAGCACCAAATCGGCCCAGTCCACGCGTTCCAGCCGCTCCACACGCTCCAACAAGTCGCGCCGTGTACGGGAGAGGGAACTGCGGGAGCTCAACCTGCGCTACCAGCAGCAGTacaatggctga
- the CTRL gene encoding chymotrypsin-like protease CTRL-1 — protein MPATMLLLSLTLSLVLLGSSWGCGIPAIKPVLSFSQRIVNGENAVPGSWPWQVSLQDKSGFHFCGGSLISQSWVVTAAHCNVIPGRHVVVLGEYDRSSNAEPLQVLSISKAITYPSWNPTTLNNDLTLLKLASPARYTQRISPVCLASPDEELPAGLKCATTGWGRLSGVGNVTPARLQQVALPLVTVNECRQYWGSRITDAMICAGGSGASSCQGDSGGPLVCQKGNTWVLIGIVSWGTTNCNVRQPAIYTRVSKFSTWISQVIAYN, from the exons ATGCCTGCCACAATGCTGCTGCTCAGTCTGACCCTTAGCCTGGTCCTCCTCGGCTCCTCCTGGG GCTGCGGCATTCCTGCCATCAAGCCAGTCCTGAGCTTCAGCCAGAGGATTGTCAACGGGGAGAATGCAGTGCCCGGCTCCTGGCCCTGGCAGGTGTCCCTGCAG GACAAAAGTGGCTTCCACTTCTGTGGTGGTTCCCTCATCAGCCAGTCCTGGGTGGTCACTGCTGCCCACTGCAATGTCAT CCCTGGCCGTCACGTTGTTGTCCTGGGAGAGTACGACCGATCATCCAATGCTGAGCCTTTGCAGGTTCTGTCCATCTCAAAG GCCATCACGTACCCTTCCTGGAACCCCACCACCTTAAACAATGACCTGACGCTACTGAAGCTCGCCTCCCCAGCCCGGTACACTCAACGCATCTCACCAGTCTGCCTGGCTTCCCCAGATGAGGAGCTGCCTGCAGGCCTCAAGTGTGCCACCACTGGCTGGGGACGCCTCAGCGGCGTGG GCAATGTGACCCCAGCACGTCTACAGCAGGTGGCTCTGCCTCTGGTCACCGTGAATGAGTGCAGGCAGTACTGGGGTTCACGTATCACTGATGCCATGATCTGTGCAGGTGGCTCAGGGGCCTCCTCATGCCAG GGAGACTCTGGAGGCCCTCTTGTCTGCCAGAAGGGGAACACATGGGTGCTTATTGGCATTGTCTCCTGGGGCACCACCAATTGCAATGTGCGCCAGCCTGCCATATACACTCGGGTTAGTAAGTTCAGCACCTGGATCAGCCAGGTCATAGCCTACAACTGA
- the PSKH1 gene encoding serine/threonine-protein kinase H1 isoform X2, translating into MGCGTSKVLPEPPKDVQLDLVKKVEPSSGTEKDVHKHFITEVNSDLKAGFPAASQCANPCPSAPITSHTEPPSEPPRRARVAKYRAKFDPRVTAKYDIKALIGRGSFSRVVRVEHRATRQPYAIKMIETKYREGREVCESELRVLRRVRHANIIQLVEVFETQERVYMVMELATGGELFDRIIAKGSFTERDATRVLQMVLDGVRYLHALGITHRDLKPENLLYYHPGTDSKIIITDFGLASARKKGDDCLMKTTCGTPEYIAPEVLVRKPYTNSVDMWALGVIAYILLSGTMPFEDDNRTRLYRQILRGKYSYSGEALSPEVLFPAVQPPLIPCQILECPGPVCPTWPRTSLTAC; encoded by the exons ATGGGCTGTGGGACAAGCAAGGTCCTTCCTGAGCCGCCAAAGGATGTCCAGCTGGATCTCGTCAAGAAGGTGGAGCCCTCCAGTGGCACTGAGAAGGATGTGCACAAGCACTTCATCACAGAGGTGAACAGTGATCTTAAAGCTGGGTTCCCAGCAGCCAGTCAGTGTGCAAACCCCTGCCCCAGTGCCCCCATTACCAGCCACACAGAGCCTCCTTCAGAACCACCACGCAGGGCCAGGGTGGCTAAGTACAGGGCTAAGTTTGACCCACGTGTGACAGCCAAGTATGACATCAAAGCTCTGATTGGCCGAGGCAGCTTCAGCCGAGTGGTACGTGTGGAGCACCGGGCAACCCGGCAGCCATATGCCATCAAGATGATTGAGACCAAGTACCGGGAAGGGCGAGAGGTATGTGAGTCAGAGCTGCGTGTGCTGCGCCGGGTGCGTCATGCCAACATCATCCAGCTGGTGGAGGTGTTTGAGACGCAGGAGCGTGTGTACATGGTGATGGAGCTGGCCACCGGTGGAGAGCTCTTTGACCGGATCATCGCCAAGGGTTCTTTCACTGAACGTGATGCCACAAGAGTGCTGCAGATGGTGCTGGATGGTGTCCGATATCTGCATGCACTGGGCATTACACACCGAGACCTCAAGCCTGAAAACCTGCTCTACTACCACCCAGGCACTGACTCCAAGATCATCATCACTGACTTTGGCCTGGCCAGCGCCCGCAAGAAGGGTGACGACTGCCTGATGAAGACCACCTGCGGCACACCCGAGTACATTGCTCCTGAGGTCCTGGTCCGCAAGCCCTACACCAATTCAGTTGACATGTGGGCACTGGGTGTCATTGCCTACATCCTGCTCAGTGGCACCATGCCCTTTGAGGATGACAACCGTACCAGACTGTACCGGCAAATCCTCAGGGGCAAGTACAGTTACTCTGGGGAG GCTCTCTCCCCTGAGGTCCTCTTTCCTGCCGTTCAGCCCCCACTCATCCCCTGCCAGATCCTAGAATG CCCTGGCCCAGTGTGTCCAACCTGGCCAAGGACTTCATTGACCGCCTGCTGA
- the PSMB10 gene encoding proteasome subunit beta type-10 yields MLKLASEPQRGFSFENCQRNASLERVLPGFRIPRAHKTGTTIAGLVFRDGVILGADTRATNDSVVMDKNCEKIHFIAPKIYCCGAGVAADAEMTTRMAASNMELHSLSTGREPRVTTVTRLLRQTLFRYRGHVGASLLVGGVDFSGPQLYSVHPHGSYSRLPFTALGSGQDAALAVLEDRFQPNMTLEAAQELLVEAITAGILGDLGSGGSVDACVITGTGAKLLRTLSSPTKPTERPSQYYFAPGTTAVQSQTVKPLTLELLEETVQAMEVE; encoded by the exons ATGCTGAAGCTGGCGTCAGAGCCCCAACGGGGCTTCTCCTTCGAGAACTGCCAGAG AAACGCATCCTTAGAACGCGTCCTCCCGGGGTTCCGGATCCCTCGTGCACACAAGACCGGAACCACCATCGCGGGCCTCGTGTTCCGA GATGGAGTCATCCTGGGCGCGGATACGCGGGCCACTAACGACTCGGTCGTGATGGATAAGAACTGCGAGAAGATCCACTTCATCGCCCCCAAAATCTA CTGCTGTGGGGCTGGAGTAGCCGCGGACGCCGAGATGACCACGCGGATGGCGGCGTCCAACATGGAGCTACACTCCCTGTCCACGGGCCGCGAGCCCCGCGTGACCACGGTCACGCGCCTTCTGCGCCAGACCCTCTTCCG GTACCGGGGCCACGTGGGCGCGTCGCTGCTGGTGGGCGGCGTAGACTTCTCGGGACCGCAGCTCTACAGCGTGCACCCGCACGGCTCCTACAGCCGGCTGCCCTTCACCGCCCTGG GTTCCGGCCAGGACGCCGCGCTGGCGGTCCTGGAGGATCGGTTCCAGCCGAACATGACG CTAGAGGCTGCGCAGGAGCTGCTAGTGGAAGCCATCACTGCTGGGATCCTGGGTGACCTCGGCTCCGGCGGCAGTGTGGATGCATGTGTGATAACGGGGACCGGCGCCAAACTTCTGAGAACATTAAGCTCCCCCACAAAGCCCACAGAAAG ACCCAGCCAGTACTACTTTGCCCCTGGGACAACAGCAGTCCAGTCCCAGACAGTGAAGCCACTGACCCTGGAGCTGCTGGAGGAAACTGTGCAGGCAATGGAGGTGGAGTGA